In one window of Prionailurus bengalensis isolate Pbe53 chromosome B3, Fcat_Pben_1.1_paternal_pri, whole genome shotgun sequence DNA:
- the CIPC gene encoding CLOCK-interacting pacemaker isoform X2: protein MRHLTRGSGRGEATSALDGSSECLSSAEQMESEDMLSALGWGREDRPRQNSKTAGSAFPALSPMVVMKNVLVKQGGSSSQLQSWTVQPSFEVISAQPQLLFLHPPAPAPVSPCHAGEKKSDSRNYLPILNSYTKIAPHPGKRGLSLSPEERRENGVQKKVCTERLGPSLSSSEPTKPGASPPGPPAPAPPGAKLAADSAPQGVPSLVAGGSPQTLQPVSSSHVAKAPSLTFASPASPVCASDSTLHGLESSSPLSPLSASYGSPLWAAEHLCRSPDLFAEQRRSKHRRFQNTLVVLHKSGLLEITLKTKELIRQNQATQAELDQLKEQTQLFIEATKSRAPQAWAKLQASLTSGSSRAGSDPEAFSDHPDM from the exons ATGCGCCACCTGACCCGCGGGTCCGGTCGTGGAGAGGCGACCTCGGCCCtag ATGGGAGCTCAGAATGTCTGAGCTCGGCAGAGCAGATGGAATCCGAGGACATGCTGAGCGCCTTAGGCTGGGGCCGGGAAGACAGGCCAAGGCAGAACTCCAAGACTGCAGGCAGTGCCTTCCCTGCACTGTCCCCGATGGTTGTCATGAAGAACGTGCTGGTCAAACAG ggCGGCAGCTCGTCCCAGCTCCAGTCGTGGACCGTCCAGCCCTCCTTCGAAGTGATCTCGGCTCAGCCACAGCTGCTGTTCCTCCATCCGCCCGCGCCCGCTCCCGTCAGCCCATGTCACGCCGGCGAGAAAAAGTCGGACTCCAGGAACTACTTGCCCATTCTAAATTCTTACACGAAAATAGCCCCCCACCCGGGCAAAAGGGGCCTTTCCCTCAGCccggaagaaagaagggaaaacgGGGTGCAGAAGAAAGTCTGCACGGAGAGACTTGGGCCGAGCTTGTCTTCCAGTGAGCCCACCAAGCCTGGTGCCTCGCCACCCGGGCCCCCCGCGCCGGCACCCCCAGGCGCCAAGCTCGCCGCGGACTCTGCCCCGCAGGGTGTGCCCTCCCTGGTGGCAGGCGGGAGCCCACAGACTCTTCAGCCCGTGTCCAGCAGCCACGTGGCCAAAGCCCCCAGCCTGACCTTTGCCTCCCCCGCCAGCCCCGTCTGCGCATCAGACAGCACTCTGCATGGCCTGGAGAGCAGCTCCCCGCTGTCGCCGCTGTCAGCCAGCTACGGCTCGCCTCTGTGGGCCGCGGAGCACCTGTGCCGCAGCCCCGACCTCTTCGCGGAGCAGCGGCGGAGCAAGCACAGGCGCTTCCAGAATACCCTGGTGGTCCTGCACAAGTCCGGTCTGCTGGAGATCACTCTGAAAACCAAGGAGTTGATTCGTCAGAACCAGGCGACTCAGGCGGAGCTAGACCAGCTGAAGGAGCAGACCCAGCTGTTCATAGAGGCCACCAAGAGCAGGGCTCCTCAGGCCTGGGCCAAGCTGCAGGCATCGTTAACATCGGGCTCTAGTCGTGCCGGCAGCGACCCAGAAGCGTTCTCTGACCACCCAGACATGTAA
- the CIPC gene encoding CLOCK-interacting pacemaker isoform X1, with protein MERKNPPRESPRRLSAKLGKGTEMKKVARQHGMAAAESDKDSGFSDGSSECLSSAEQMESEDMLSALGWGREDRPRQNSKTAGSAFPALSPMVVMKNVLVKQGGSSSQLQSWTVQPSFEVISAQPQLLFLHPPAPAPVSPCHAGEKKSDSRNYLPILNSYTKIAPHPGKRGLSLSPEERRENGVQKKVCTERLGPSLSSSEPTKPGASPPGPPAPAPPGAKLAADSAPQGVPSLVAGGSPQTLQPVSSSHVAKAPSLTFASPASPVCASDSTLHGLESSSPLSPLSASYGSPLWAAEHLCRSPDLFAEQRRSKHRRFQNTLVVLHKSGLLEITLKTKELIRQNQATQAELDQLKEQTQLFIEATKSRAPQAWAKLQASLTSGSSRAGSDPEAFSDHPDM; from the exons ATGGAGAGGAAAAACCCACCCAGAGAGAGCCCCAGAAGACTCTCGGCCAAACTGggcaaaggcacagagatgaAGAAAGTGGCTCGTCAGCACGGCATGGCAGCTGCTGAGTCAGATAAGGACTCTGGATTTTCAG ATGGGAGCTCAGAATGTCTGAGCTCGGCAGAGCAGATGGAATCCGAGGACATGCTGAGCGCCTTAGGCTGGGGCCGGGAAGACAGGCCAAGGCAGAACTCCAAGACTGCAGGCAGTGCCTTCCCTGCACTGTCCCCGATGGTTGTCATGAAGAACGTGCTGGTCAAACAG ggCGGCAGCTCGTCCCAGCTCCAGTCGTGGACCGTCCAGCCCTCCTTCGAAGTGATCTCGGCTCAGCCACAGCTGCTGTTCCTCCATCCGCCCGCGCCCGCTCCCGTCAGCCCATGTCACGCCGGCGAGAAAAAGTCGGACTCCAGGAACTACTTGCCCATTCTAAATTCTTACACGAAAATAGCCCCCCACCCGGGCAAAAGGGGCCTTTCCCTCAGCccggaagaaagaagggaaaacgGGGTGCAGAAGAAAGTCTGCACGGAGAGACTTGGGCCGAGCTTGTCTTCCAGTGAGCCCACCAAGCCTGGTGCCTCGCCACCCGGGCCCCCCGCGCCGGCACCCCCAGGCGCCAAGCTCGCCGCGGACTCTGCCCCGCAGGGTGTGCCCTCCCTGGTGGCAGGCGGGAGCCCACAGACTCTTCAGCCCGTGTCCAGCAGCCACGTGGCCAAAGCCCCCAGCCTGACCTTTGCCTCCCCCGCCAGCCCCGTCTGCGCATCAGACAGCACTCTGCATGGCCTGGAGAGCAGCTCCCCGCTGTCGCCGCTGTCAGCCAGCTACGGCTCGCCTCTGTGGGCCGCGGAGCACCTGTGCCGCAGCCCCGACCTCTTCGCGGAGCAGCGGCGGAGCAAGCACAGGCGCTTCCAGAATACCCTGGTGGTCCTGCACAAGTCCGGTCTGCTGGAGATCACTCTGAAAACCAAGGAGTTGATTCGTCAGAACCAGGCGACTCAGGCGGAGCTAGACCAGCTGAAGGAGCAGACCCAGCTGTTCATAGAGGCCACCAAGAGCAGGGCTCCTCAGGCCTGGGCCAAGCTGCAGGCATCGTTAACATCGGGCTCTAGTCGTGCCGGCAGCGACCCAGAAGCGTTCTCTGACCACCCAGACATGTAA